The window ATTCAGCCGGATGTGCTTATCTGCCGCGCGCCGGTTATGCTCGACGAGGCTACCCGCCGCAAGATCGGGCTCTTTACCAATATGGAAAGCGACGCGGTTTTCACTTCTTACGATATTGACACTACCATTTATGAAATTCCCCTGGTGTTCTACGAGCAGAAGCTCGATCAGGTCGTGCTGAAGAAGCTCGGCATCGAGGCCAGGCATGCGAATCTCAAGTCCTGGCACTCCATGATGGATCGTTTCCGAAACCGCAAGGGCAAGGTAAGGATAGGCATTGTGGGCAAATATATGGAACTCCACGATTCTTACAAATCTGTGTACGAAGCCCTCTTCCATTCGGGGCTGGAATGCGGCGTGGAAGTAGAATTGGTGAAGATAGATTCGGCTCGGCTCGAAGAGTCCGAGCCTGCGGAAAGCATACTGGGCGCAAAGGCGCTGGGGGGCGGCATTGACGGCATACTTGTCCCGGGCGGATTTGGCCAGAGGGGGATCAAGGGCATGGTCAAGGCTTCGGCCTGGGCGAGGAACAACAAGATCCCCTACTTCGGTATATGCCTGGGCATGCAGATCATGGTGATCGACTGGGGCCGCAATGTGCTGGGCTGGGAGGACGCTGATTCCACAGAGTTCAACCAGGATACCAAGCACCCGGTGGTGGGCCTTTTGGAAGAGCAGATTGATGTGAAAAACTACGGCGGCACCATGCGGCTTGGGGCAAGCCTTTCTTTTGCCCAGAGCGGCAGCAAATTCCTTGCGGCGTATAAAGAACCCAAGGTCTCGGAACGCCATCGACACCGTTACGAATTTGCCAATATATACCGCAAGGAAATGACTGAAACGGGTTTAAAGATTGGCGCCCTCACCGAAGACGGCAGCCTTGTGGAATGCGTGGAATGGCCCAACCATCCCTGGGGTTTGGGTGTCCAGTTCCATCCGGAATTCAAATCCAAGCCCACAGCCGCAAGCCCCCTCTTTAGGGATTTTATCGCCGCTGCCAGGGATGTAAAGCAGACAAAAGGCTAGCATGAAAACAATTGCTCTTTTCCTGTTGGCAGCAATACTCATAGTTCCGTCATGGGCTGACACTTTTACATTTAAAGCGGATCGCATGTCAGGCGGTAAGGCTTCGGGGAGGGAGATAACCGTACTGGTCGGAAATGCCGAGGTAAGGTCGGACAAGCTGCTGCTCAAGGCTGACCGTATTGAGATACAGGGGGAGGACAATCAATTCATAGACTGCACCGGCAATGTTACGGGCATGGAAGAAGAGAAGAATATTTTCTTCCAGACCGACAGGCTCCGCTATGACCGGACCCTCAAGATTGCACGGCTCGAGGGGAACTCCTCCCTGGAAGACAGGAAAAATGAAATCGTAGCCAAGGGCAGGTTCATCGAATACGACGATCAGGCCGAGGTTACGGTGTTCCAGATTTCGGTGCGCCTTTTTAAGGACAATTTGGTCTGCCGTTCAGAATACGCAGTATACCGGAGGACTGAAAAAATCCTCGACCTCTCGGGGTTTCCGGTGGTCTATAAAAAAGACGACGAATTCCGGGCGGATAAAATCCGGGTCGATCTTGACACCGACGATGTCACCATGGAAGGGGCCGTTTCAGGCTCCATAAAGAATTAGCATGCCGGATATAAGCTATGCGCAAGAAGAGCATACCCTCGCTGTAACGGAACTCCGCAAACGTTTTGGGTTAAAAGAAGTTGTGCGGGGCGTGAATTTCTCCATGCATAACGGAGAAGTGGCAGGCTTGCTGGGGCCCAACGGCGCGGGCAAGACCACCATCTTCTACATGATAGTCGGTTTTTATAAACCCACCAAGGGCACAGTCACAATGGACAATGCGGATATTACCACCAAGCCCATGTACCGCAGGGCGAGG is drawn from Leadbettera azotonutricia ZAS-9 and contains these coding sequences:
- a CDS encoding CTP synthase, encoding MNKFIFVSGGVCSSLGKGVAASSLGALLEGRGLNVRMVKCDPYINVDAGTMSPYQHGEVYVTDDGAETDLDLGNYARFTSSPLSKANSVTTGQVYESVIKKEREGRYLGRCVQVIPHITDEIKARIQAVAKEDTDTDIVIVEIGGTVGDIESIPFLEAARQLIHEAGRGNAISVHLTLIPEVAGGELKTKPTQHSVKAMQEQGIQPDVLICRAPVMLDEATRRKIGLFTNMESDAVFTSYDIDTTIYEIPLVFYEQKLDQVVLKKLGIEARHANLKSWHSMMDRFRNRKGKVRIGIVGKYMELHDSYKSVYEALFHSGLECGVEVELVKIDSARLEESEPAESILGAKALGGGIDGILVPGGFGQRGIKGMVKASAWARNNKIPYFGICLGMQIMVIDWGRNVLGWEDADSTEFNQDTKHPVVGLLEEQIDVKNYGGTMRLGASLSFAQSGSKFLAAYKEPKVSERHRHRYEFANIYRKEMTETGLKIGALTEDGSLVECVEWPNHPWGLGVQFHPEFKSKPTAASPLFRDFIAAARDVKQTKG
- a CDS encoding LptA/OstA family protein, with protein sequence MKTIALFLLAAILIVPSWADTFTFKADRMSGGKASGREITVLVGNAEVRSDKLLLKADRIEIQGEDNQFIDCTGNVTGMEEEKNIFFQTDRLRYDRTLKIARLEGNSSLEDRKNEIVAKGRFIEYDDQAEVTVFQISVRLFKDNLVCRSEYAVYRRTEKILDLSGFPVVYKKDDEFRADKIRVDLDTDDVTMEGAVSGSIKN